The following proteins are encoded in a genomic region of Triticum dicoccoides isolate Atlit2015 ecotype Zavitan chromosome 1B, WEW_v2.0, whole genome shotgun sequence:
- the LOC119319748 gene encoding protein Rf1, mitochondrial-like isoform X1, with translation MSGLRLRPRRSSSSTFPMPRSRLRHYASAMPMSSLRPLHRSSSSTTSPARAWSPHAAFAAATERVRAGALRPEDAHTLFDELLRQATPVPERSLNGFLAALARAPASGNCIRDGPALAVVLFNRVCREEAGPQVAALTGCTYSILMDCYCRARRPDLGLALFGRFLREGLKTHQIVANTFLKCLCYAELTDEAVDVLLHRMSELGCVPDAISYNTVLKSLCDNGMSQRGLELLQMIAKEVGVCSLNLVAYNTVIYGFFKEGETGKACNLFHEMMQQGVEPDVVTYNLIIDALCKARAMDKAEVVLQQMISKGAQPDTVTYNCMINGYATSGRLKKSAKMFREMKSRGLMPDIVTCNSFLSSLCKHGRSKEAREIFDSMTAKGHKPDIVSYRILLHGYASEGCFADMIDLFNSMKSNGIAADCRVFTILIGAYAKHGMMDDAMLIFTEMQQQGLSPNVVTYSTVISALSRMGRLANAMEKFNQMISMGVQPNKAVYHTLIQGSCMHGDLIKAKELVSEMMNKGIPRPSITFFGSIINSLCKDGRVMDAHDIFDLVIDIGERPSAITFNSLVDGYCLVGKMDKAFGMLNAMESLV, from the coding sequence ATGTCGGGCCTCCGTCTCCGCCCCCGCCGCTCGTCATCTTCTACCTTTCCGATGCCCCGCTCCCGCCTCCGTCACTACGCCTCCGCCATGCCGATGTCCAGCCTCCGTCCcctccaccgcagctcctcctccaccACGTCGCCTGCACGCGCCTGGTCCCCCCATGCCGCCTTCGCCGCGGCCACGGAGCGTGTCCGCGCCGGGGCGCTCAGGCCGGAAGACGCACACACCCTGTTCGACGAATTGCTTCGGCAGGCCACACCGGTCCCCGAGCGATCCCTCAACGGCTTCCTTGCCGCCCTCGCCCGTGCGCCCGCCTCCGGAAACTGCATCAGAGATGGCCCCGCCCTCGCAGTGGTTCTCTTCAACCGTGTGTGCAGAGAGGAAGCCGGCCCGCAGGTGGCGGCGCTCACAGGCTGCACCTACAGCATCCTCATGGACTGCTACTGCCGCGCCCGTCGCCCGGACCTAGGGCTTGCCTTATTTGGCCGCTTCCTCAGGGAAGGCCTGAAGACACACCAGATCGTCGCCAACACCTTCCTCAAGTGCCTCTGCTATGCGGAATTGACGGATGAGGCAGTGGACGTGCTGCTTCATAGGATGTCCGAGCTCGGGTGTGTGCCTGATGCCATCTCATACAACACTGTCCTGAAGAGCTTATGCGACAATGGCATGAGCCAGCGGGGGCTCGAACTGCTCCAGATGATTGCAAAAGAAGTAGGTGTCTGCTCTCTCAATCTGGTGGCATATAACACGGTCATCTACGGCTTCTTTAAGGAAGGTGAAACAGGCAAGGCATGCAATCTATTCCATGAAATGATGCAGCAAGGTGTTGAGCCCGATGTGGTGACTTACAACTTGATCATTGATGCTTTGTGCAAGGCCAGAGCAATGGACAAGGCAGAAGTAGTCCTTCAGCAGATGATCAGTAAAGGTGCTCAACCTGATACAGTGACATATAATTGCATGATCAATGGATATGCCACATCTGGGCGGTTGAAAAAGTCTGCTAAAATGTTCAGAGAAATGAAAAGCCGGGGTCTTATGCCAGATATTGTTACTTGCAACTCCTTCCTGTCCTCCCTTTGCAAGCATGGAAGAAGCAAAGAAGCTAGAGAAATATTTGATTCCATGACCGCCAAGGGCCACAAACCGGATATCGTCTCATACCGTATTTTGCTTCATGGGTATGCCAGTGAAGGATGCTTTGCTGATATGATTGATCTCTTTAATTCAATGAAAAGCAATGGTATTGCAGCTGACTGCCGTGTTTTCACCATATTAATTGGTGCCTATGCTAAACACGGAATGATGGATGATGCAATGCTCATATTTACGGAAATGCAGCAACAAGGTCTGAGTCCAAATGTAGTGACATATTCAACTGTAATATCAGCACTTTCTAGAATGGGTAGGTTGGCCAATGCTATGGAGAAATTTAATCAGATGATTTCCATGGGGGTTCAACCGAACAAAGCTGTTTATCACACCCTAATTCAGGGCTCTTGTATGCATGGTGATTTGATTAAAGCCAAGGAGCTGGTTTCTGAAATGATGAACAAAGGTATTCCTCGTCCTAGCATTACGTTCTTCGGTTCAATAATAAACAGTTTATGCAAAGATGGAAGGGTTATGGATGCACATGATATCTTTGACTTGGTTATAGACATAGGTGAGAGGCCTAGTGCCATTACATTTAATTCACTGGTTGACGGATATTGCTTAGTTGGCAAGATGGATAAAGCATTTGGAATGCTTAATGCCATGGAATCACTGGTATAG
- the LOC119319748 gene encoding protein Rf1, mitochondrial-like isoform X2, giving the protein MSGLRLRPRRSSSSTFPMPRSRLRHYASAMPMSSLRPLHRSSSSTTSPARAWSPHAAFAAATERVRAGALRPEDAHTLFDELLRQATPVPERSLNGFLAALARAPASGNCIRDGPALAVVLFNRVCREEAGPQVAALTGCTYSILMDCYCRARRPDLGLALFGRFLREGLKTHQIVANTFLKCLCYAELTDEAVDVLLHRMSELGCVPDAISYNTVLKSLCDNGMSQRGLELLQMIAKEVGVCSLNLVAYNTVIYGFFKEGETGKACNLFHEMMQQGVEPDVVTYNLIIDALCKARAMDKAEVVLQQMISKGAQPDTVTYNCMINGYATSGRLKKSAKMFREMKSRGLMPDIVTCNSFLSSLCKHGRSKEAREIFDSMTAKGHKPDIVSYRILLHGYASEGCFADMIDLFNSMKSNGIAADCRVFTILIGAYAKHGMMDDAMLIFTEMQQQGLSPNVVTYSTVISALSRMGRLANAMEKFNQMISMGVQPNKAVYHTLIQGSCMHGDLIKAKELVSEMMNKADKYTSSCWTLLHSMLLSVALVGARHIQVKVWPRIHRCELSLQGVGH; this is encoded by the exons ATGTCGGGCCTCCGTCTCCGCCCCCGCCGCTCGTCATCTTCTACCTTTCCGATGCCCCGCTCCCGCCTCCGTCACTACGCCTCCGCCATGCCGATGTCCAGCCTCCGTCCcctccaccgcagctcctcctccaccACGTCGCCTGCACGCGCCTGGTCCCCCCATGCCGCCTTCGCCGCGGCCACGGAGCGTGTCCGCGCCGGGGCGCTCAGGCCGGAAGACGCACACACCCTGTTCGACGAATTGCTTCGGCAGGCCACACCGGTCCCCGAGCGATCCCTCAACGGCTTCCTTGCCGCCCTCGCCCGTGCGCCCGCCTCCGGAAACTGCATCAGAGATGGCCCCGCCCTCGCAGTGGTTCTCTTCAACCGTGTGTGCAGAGAGGAAGCCGGCCCGCAGGTGGCGGCGCTCACAGGCTGCACCTACAGCATCCTCATGGACTGCTACTGCCGCGCCCGTCGCCCGGACCTAGGGCTTGCCTTATTTGGCCGCTTCCTCAGGGAAGGCCTGAAGACACACCAGATCGTCGCCAACACCTTCCTCAAGTGCCTCTGCTATGCGGAATTGACGGATGAGGCAGTGGACGTGCTGCTTCATAGGATGTCCGAGCTCGGGTGTGTGCCTGATGCCATCTCATACAACACTGTCCTGAAGAGCTTATGCGACAATGGCATGAGCCAGCGGGGGCTCGAACTGCTCCAGATGATTGCAAAAGAAGTAGGTGTCTGCTCTCTCAATCTGGTGGCATATAACACGGTCATCTACGGCTTCTTTAAGGAAGGTGAAACAGGCAAGGCATGCAATCTATTCCATGAAATGATGCAGCAAGGTGTTGAGCCCGATGTGGTGACTTACAACTTGATCATTGATGCTTTGTGCAAGGCCAGAGCAATGGACAAGGCAGAAGTAGTCCTTCAGCAGATGATCAGTAAAGGTGCTCAACCTGATACAGTGACATATAATTGCATGATCAATGGATATGCCACATCTGGGCGGTTGAAAAAGTCTGCTAAAATGTTCAGAGAAATGAAAAGCCGGGGTCTTATGCCAGATATTGTTACTTGCAACTCCTTCCTGTCCTCCCTTTGCAAGCATGGAAGAAGCAAAGAAGCTAGAGAAATATTTGATTCCATGACCGCCAAGGGCCACAAACCGGATATCGTCTCATACCGTATTTTGCTTCATGGGTATGCCAGTGAAGGATGCTTTGCTGATATGATTGATCTCTTTAATTCAATGAAAAGCAATGGTATTGCAGCTGACTGCCGTGTTTTCACCATATTAATTGGTGCCTATGCTAAACACGGAATGATGGATGATGCAATGCTCATATTTACGGAAATGCAGCAACAAGGTCTGAGTCCAAATGTAGTGACATATTCAACTGTAATATCAGCACTTTCTAGAATGGGTAGGTTGGCCAATGCTATGGAGAAATTTAATCAGATGATTTCCATGGGGGTTCAACCGAACAAAGCTGTTTATCACACCCTAATTCAGGGCTCTTGTATGCATGGTGATTTGATTAAAGCCAAGGAGCTGGTTTCTGAAATGATGAACAAAG cgGATAAATATACGAGCTCATGCTGGACTCTCCTACACTCTATGCTGCTGTCAGTTGCACTGGTGGGAGCTCGTCACATACAG GTAAAGGTATGGCCAAGAATTCACCGGTGTGAGCTTTCGCTTCAGGGTGTAGGACACTAA